Proteins encoded together in one Planctomyces sp. SH-PL14 window:
- a CDS encoding carbonic anhydrase has product MEKLIEGLRYFHANVLWQKRELFEECAWGQRPFAMLITCSDSRLLPETLLQLAPGDLFVSRNAGNIVPPPDWPGGEAAGIEYAVSVLGVTDLIVCGHYRCGAVDALFRESDPSRPAIDDWLRHAAETREIIERDHPALTGEARWDKAVEQNVLVQSRHLAQHPAVASRLSAGTVRIHCWTVRLETGQILTQSREHERFVPLLELPVIRATAVSPRRRAAPISLRPSRRMLRWGTATLVASALGLLTLAGGEDTTRRLRGLPPSCVCLNDGRGANGILPGCSAACPAPKAGESVTGELERAERNHAWE; this is encoded by the coding sequence ATGGAGAAGCTGATCGAAGGTCTGCGGTACTTCCACGCCAACGTGCTCTGGCAGAAACGCGAGCTGTTTGAAGAATGCGCCTGGGGCCAGCGTCCCTTCGCCATGCTGATCACCTGCTCCGACTCGCGACTGCTTCCGGAAACGCTCCTGCAGCTGGCGCCAGGAGATCTGTTCGTCTCGCGGAATGCCGGAAACATTGTTCCTCCGCCGGACTGGCCAGGGGGCGAGGCCGCCGGAATTGAATACGCCGTTTCGGTCCTCGGCGTGACGGACCTCATCGTCTGCGGCCACTATCGCTGCGGCGCCGTCGATGCCCTCTTTCGCGAGTCGGATCCGAGCCGGCCGGCGATTGATGACTGGCTCCGCCACGCGGCGGAGACGCGGGAGATCATTGAACGAGACCATCCCGCTCTGACCGGCGAGGCCCGCTGGGACAAGGCGGTCGAACAGAACGTCCTCGTCCAGTCACGCCATCTCGCCCAGCATCCTGCCGTCGCTTCCCGGCTGTCGGCAGGGACCGTTCGGATTCACTGCTGGACAGTTCGACTCGAAACGGGCCAGATCCTGACTCAGTCGCGAGAACACGAAAGATTCGTGCCGCTGCTGGAGTTGCCTGTGATCCGAGCGACCGCAGTCAGCCCCCGGCGGCGCGCGGCGCCGATCTCCTTGCGTCCGTCCCGACGGATGCTCCGCTGGGGGACAGCAACGCTGGTTGCTTCCGCTCTGGGTCTCCTGACTCTGGCCGGTGGAGAGGATACGACTCGCCGCCTTCGGGGACTTCCACCGAGTTGTGTCTGTTTGAACGACGGCCGCGGTGCCAACGGCATCCTCCCGGGCTGTTCAGCAGCTTGCCCAGCCCCGAAAGCGGGCGAATCAGTGACGGGTGAACTGGAGCGGGCGGAGAGAAATCACGCATGGGAATAA
- a CDS encoding ABC transporter permease produces the protein MIRRRFLPWEYGVRNLLRRPSRSLLTLGAIATVVFLVLVVVGFIRGLEKSLAGSGDPSVVLAYSVTAEANIENSSIVGRSPDLLAASVDDVEERHGVRCVSPELYFGTRVQAGQTGHVGLGLIRGVSQAAPLVRRRVQIVDGRWPGAGEVMVGKLVATKLGCRPEDLAIGSEVQMERRKWKISGHFVAGGSAFESEMWCRLPDLQQALNRQDLSLVALLMKPRVGSAGVELFCKERTDLELQAIGETAYYESLQKHYRPMRLVGWMVVFLVAGAGIFAGLNMMYGAVAGRIREIATLQAIGYRRRAILLSLIQEGALMAAAASLLAGLVAMPLLNGASVRFTMGAFELRVDGPALLIGCGIGLALGILGAIPPALRALQLPVAQSLKAI, from the coding sequence ATGATTCGGCGACGATTTCTTCCGTGGGAGTACGGTGTCCGCAATCTGCTGCGGCGACCTAGCCGGAGCCTGCTGACCCTTGGCGCCATTGCCACCGTCGTGTTCCTCGTTCTTGTCGTAGTCGGCTTTATCCGCGGGTTGGAGAAGTCCCTTGCAGGGAGCGGCGATCCCTCGGTCGTGCTCGCCTATTCCGTAACGGCTGAGGCGAACATCGAGAACTCATCGATCGTCGGCCGCAGCCCGGACCTGCTCGCGGCCAGCGTCGACGATGTCGAGGAACGGCACGGCGTGCGATGCGTCTCCCCCGAGCTCTATTTTGGAACGCGGGTCCAGGCGGGCCAGACCGGTCATGTCGGTCTGGGCCTGATCCGCGGCGTCTCGCAAGCGGCACCGCTGGTGCGGCGGCGAGTCCAGATCGTTGACGGCCGGTGGCCGGGCGCAGGGGAAGTGATGGTTGGCAAGCTCGTCGCTACCAAGCTGGGATGTCGCCCCGAGGATCTGGCGATCGGAAGTGAGGTCCAGATGGAACGGCGAAAGTGGAAGATCAGCGGTCATTTCGTCGCCGGCGGGTCGGCATTCGAGTCGGAGATGTGGTGCCGGCTTCCGGATCTCCAGCAGGCCCTTAACCGTCAAGATCTGAGCCTGGTGGCGCTGTTGATGAAGCCTCGTGTGGGCTCGGCGGGGGTCGAGCTCTTCTGCAAGGAACGAACGGACCTTGAACTCCAGGCCATCGGAGAGACCGCCTACTACGAGTCGCTGCAGAAGCACTACCGGCCAATGCGGCTCGTCGGATGGATGGTCGTATTCCTCGTTGCCGGCGCCGGAATCTTCGCCGGACTCAACATGATGTATGGGGCCGTCGCCGGACGGATCCGGGAGATCGCGACCTTGCAGGCGATCGGCTACCGCCGCCGTGCCATTCTGCTGAGTCTCATCCAGGAGGGAGCCCTTATGGCGGCAGCCGCTTCGCTCCTGGCCGGACTGGTCGCCATGCCGCTACTCAACGGCGCATCGGTTCGGTTCACGATGGGAGCCTTCGAGCTCCGCGTGGACGGTCCCGCGCTGCTGATCGGCTGCGGCATCGGCCTCGCACTCGGGATCCTGGGAGCGATCCCCCCGGCGCTTCGCGCCTTGCAGCTCCCGGTCGCCCAAAGCCTCAAAGCCATTTGA
- a CDS encoding heavy metal translocating P-type ATPase gives MTQKTKLSLKLLLPSIPDGGDSCVKRLADLLRAKEGIDMAHLVSGGRSDSTALCIHYAPERLTLAAVRELAQRAGMTLEARYGHLMTWTDAMPAARARTLEARLLETPGILEVAVSPTGTIRAEYDREQTTEAVVQAALARMGADHKESGDKSETRARGAADAGGISEHEHEHSHEGPFGEWTELLFAGVAGALLLIGWLLSLTGLNSWISWACYVASYLFGGYFTLQETWENLRARRFEIDSLMLLAAVGAATLGEWMEGALLLFLFSLGHSLEHYAMGRAKRAIESLADLAPQTAIVIRDGRPQEVPIGELQRGEVVLIKPNERIPADGFVIKGESSVDQAPITGESIPVDKRPVPDAKQAAQDPDRLDAVHRVFAGTINQSGALEVQVTRLSTESTLSRVVRMVNEAETQKSPTQLFTDRFERIFVPSILVFVGLLLLAWVVVDEPFSRSFYRAMAVLVAASPCALAISTPSAVLSGVARAARGGVLVKGGGPLESLGTLGAIAFDKTGTLTEGKPRLTDVVPFEATEEDLLRCAVAVESLSDHPLAAAVVRGGRERLGNPDVAGAVDLKSITGRGVQARVGGELVYIGKDDLYREIEGPPVPDELQRQVERLEGDGRTTMIVRKASRYLGVLGLMDTPRKAAQATIAALRELGIGRMIMLSGDNSQVANAVAREVGLDEAIGDLMPDDKVESIRRLSQEHGVAMVGDGVNDAPALANATVGIAMGAAGSDVALDTADVALMADDLSQLPFAVGLSRKTRGIIRQNLWFSLGMVAFLIPATLLGLNMGAAVLFHEGSTILVVFNALRLLAYGTPAPPEVKL, from the coding sequence ATGACTCAAAAGACGAAACTGTCGCTCAAGCTGCTGCTTCCCTCGATCCCGGACGGCGGGGACAGTTGTGTTAAACGCCTCGCCGATCTCCTCCGTGCGAAGGAAGGGATCGACATGGCGCACCTCGTGTCCGGGGGCCGCTCGGATTCAACGGCCCTCTGTATTCACTACGCACCAGAGCGGTTGACACTGGCGGCCGTTCGGGAGCTGGCACAGCGGGCGGGAATGACCCTGGAGGCGCGGTATGGCCATCTGATGACCTGGACCGATGCCATGCCCGCGGCGCGAGCGCGGACACTGGAGGCACGGCTTCTGGAGACGCCGGGGATTCTCGAAGTTGCTGTTTCACCCACCGGGACGATTCGCGCGGAGTACGACCGCGAGCAGACGACCGAAGCCGTGGTTCAGGCGGCTCTGGCCCGGATGGGAGCGGACCACAAAGAGTCTGGCGACAAATCTGAGACCAGGGCCCGTGGAGCCGCCGATGCCGGTGGCATCTCCGAGCATGAACATGAGCACAGCCACGAAGGCCCCTTCGGCGAATGGACAGAACTCCTGTTTGCGGGAGTCGCGGGCGCTCTCCTGCTCATCGGATGGCTGCTCTCGCTAACGGGACTGAACTCCTGGATCTCTTGGGCCTGCTATGTCGCCAGCTACCTCTTCGGCGGCTACTTCACCCTCCAGGAAACGTGGGAGAACCTGCGAGCCCGGCGGTTCGAAATCGATTCCCTGATGCTGCTGGCGGCGGTGGGCGCCGCGACGCTGGGCGAATGGATGGAAGGCGCCCTTCTCCTGTTCCTCTTTAGCCTCGGGCATTCGCTGGAACACTACGCAATGGGGCGGGCCAAACGGGCCATCGAGTCGCTCGCTGACCTGGCTCCACAGACCGCAATCGTGATCCGCGACGGACGTCCGCAGGAAGTTCCGATCGGAGAGCTGCAGCGAGGAGAGGTCGTTCTCATCAAGCCGAATGAGCGGATTCCGGCAGACGGATTCGTCATCAAGGGGGAAAGCAGCGTCGATCAAGCCCCAATCACCGGAGAAAGCATCCCGGTCGACAAGCGTCCCGTCCCGGATGCGAAGCAGGCGGCACAGGATCCGGACCGTCTCGACGCCGTTCATCGCGTCTTTGCGGGAACGATCAACCAGAGCGGCGCGCTCGAAGTCCAGGTGACACGGCTTTCGACTGAGAGCACTCTCTCGCGCGTCGTCAGGATGGTTAACGAGGCCGAAACTCAGAAGTCTCCAACGCAGCTCTTCACGGATCGTTTCGAGCGGATTTTCGTCCCTTCGATCCTGGTCTTCGTGGGGCTCCTGCTGCTGGCTTGGGTCGTCGTCGACGAACCATTCAGCCGATCGTTCTACCGGGCGATGGCAGTCCTCGTTGCGGCGAGTCCTTGTGCGCTGGCCATTTCGACGCCGAGTGCCGTTCTGAGCGGCGTGGCCCGCGCCGCCCGGGGTGGCGTCCTGGTGAAAGGGGGTGGCCCGCTGGAAAGTCTTGGCACGCTCGGCGCGATCGCGTTTGACAAGACCGGGACCCTGACGGAGGGGAAACCCCGCCTGACCGACGTCGTGCCGTTCGAGGCGACAGAGGAAGACCTGTTACGGTGTGCGGTCGCGGTCGAGAGCCTCAGCGATCACCCGCTCGCAGCCGCTGTCGTCCGCGGGGGCCGTGAACGTCTGGGGAATCCCGACGTCGCGGGGGCGGTGGATCTCAAGAGCATCACCGGCCGCGGTGTCCAGGCACGGGTCGGGGGAGAGCTCGTCTACATCGGCAAGGATGACCTGTATCGAGAGATTGAAGGTCCGCCCGTGCCGGACGAACTGCAGCGACAGGTGGAACGGCTCGAAGGAGATGGCCGGACCACCATGATCGTTCGCAAGGCTTCCCGGTACCTCGGTGTCCTGGGGCTGATGGACACCCCCCGAAAGGCGGCCCAAGCCACGATCGCCGCGCTGCGGGAACTCGGCATCGGCCGCATGATCATGCTTTCGGGGGACAATTCTCAGGTCGCCAATGCCGTGGCCCGCGAGGTCGGCCTTGATGAAGCCATCGGCGACCTGATGCCGGACGACAAGGTCGAATCGATTCGGCGCCTTTCACAGGAGCATGGGGTGGCGATGGTCGGAGACGGTGTGAACGACGCACCGGCCCTCGCCAACGCGACCGTCGGGATTGCGATGGGGGCGGCCGGATCCGATGTCGCTCTTGATACGGCTGACGTGGCCCTGATGGCGGACGATCTCAGTCAGCTTCCGTTTGCCGTCGGCCTCAGTCGCAAAACGCGCGGAATCATCCGGCAGAATCTCTGGTTCAGCCTCGGAATGGTCGCGTTCCTGATCCCCGCCACACTGCTGGGGCTCAACATGGGGGCGGCCGTCCTGTTCCACGAGGGCTCGACGATTCTGGTCGTCTTCAATGCCTTGCGACTGCTGGCCTACGGGACACCCGCACCACCCGAGGTGAAGCTCTGA
- a CDS encoding spore coat protein: MKSAALSLVIAGAAIGGSTASAQFYGGGHHHHGHQHYGAYSGGSFSGGYSGYPSTGYSYYPPSGYVAPSYSTYPSYGGGFYGHGYGGYSSGWGGGFSTSHHQHHHHH; encoded by the coding sequence ATGAAGTCCGCAGCTCTTTCGCTGGTCATTGCTGGTGCCGCTATCGGAGGCTCAACCGCCTCAGCTCAGTTCTACGGCGGGGGCCACCACCATCACGGCCATCAACACTACGGGGCGTACTCGGGAGGGAGTTTCTCGGGCGGATACAGCGGCTATCCGTCGACCGGCTATTCGTACTACCCTCCGTCGGGTTACGTCGCGCCGTCGTACTCCACCTACCCTTCGTATGGGGGCGGGTTCTATGGCCACGGTTACGGCGGCTACTCGTCCGGTTGGGGAGGGGGCTTTTCCACGTCCCATCACCAGCATCACCATCACCACTGA
- a CDS encoding heavy-metal-associated domain-containing protein encodes MAQAITRKVFCAIVLTCLVSSSVPTWAGASKTTVVTVAEMCGGCVKKINQRLDGFPGIATVSCDIKTKTVTITPQANATVSSRALWEAMDEIGKTPTKMVSPQGVFTAKP; translated from the coding sequence ATGGCCCAAGCAATTACGCGAAAAGTCTTCTGCGCTATCGTCCTCACCTGCCTCGTATCGTCCTCTGTTCCCACCTGGGCGGGAGCTTCGAAAACGACCGTGGTCACCGTCGCCGAAATGTGCGGCGGTTGTGTCAAAAAGATCAATCAGCGCCTCGACGGATTCCCGGGGATCGCCACGGTCTCCTGCGATATCAAGACGAAGACGGTCACGATCACTCCGCAGGCGAATGCCACAGTCTCCTCCCGTGCTCTTTGGGAGGCGATGGATGAGATCGGCAAGACGCCCACCAAAATGGTCAGCCCGCAAGGCGTTTTCACCGCCAAACCATAG
- a CDS encoding metal-dependent transcriptional regulator, with protein sequence MKRLRRDVCLQTIGILCDEMSAGIATNGALAKRLGVSTGTVSSLLKRLAADGLVIHIPYQGVRLTSSGLRSSRRLVRRRRLLQQFLQEMLRLPHQVAIDESVELESVASDRLVAAIATMLSQPEWTIMGEPIPSESGELPAFLRLSECVTSEIVSLQWIEGEPHAVSLGGILFQAGVEIAVLINDRETGTVSVRVGGKPLTLGHSTARRLLVRRILTTEPVRDGSATT encoded by the coding sequence GTGAAGCGACTCCGACGTGACGTGTGCCTCCAGACCATCGGGATCCTCTGTGACGAAATGTCCGCGGGAATCGCCACCAATGGAGCGTTGGCGAAGCGGCTCGGTGTCTCGACCGGGACCGTCAGCTCGCTGCTCAAGCGGCTGGCGGCAGACGGGCTGGTGATTCACATCCCTTACCAGGGAGTGCGGCTCACGTCGTCCGGACTTCGCAGTTCCAGGCGGTTAGTCCGCCGTCGTCGGCTGCTACAGCAGTTTCTGCAGGAGATGCTCCGGCTGCCTCATCAGGTTGCGATCGACGAATCGGTCGAACTGGAGTCGGTGGCGTCCGATCGACTGGTGGCAGCGATCGCCACGATGCTGAGTCAGCCGGAATGGACCATCATGGGCGAACCGATTCCGAGCGAATCGGGTGAACTGCCGGCCTTCCTACGTCTCTCCGAGTGTGTCACCAGCGAGATCGTTAGCCTGCAATGGATCGAGGGAGAGCCGCACGCAGTGTCTCTCGGAGGCATCTTGTTCCAAGCTGGAGTTGAGATCGCAGTCCTCATCAACGATCGCGAGACCGGAACCGTTTCTGTGCGGGTGGGCGGAAAGCCCCTCACGCTGGGGCATTCGACCGCTCGGCGGCTCCTCGTTCGGCGAATCCTCACGACTGAGCCGGTTCGGGATGGCTCGGCGACCACCTGA
- a CDS encoding fused MFS/spermidine synthase gives MGITVDLAGSAPETRRSPVSSTWVNGLVLLSGCAALVYEISWTRQLGILFGHTSQAAAVVLASYFGGMAAGYAVGARLSRSVSPLRGYAIAELVLAGWAFAVPPLLHQMSGSSLLSLVDGLPPTVSIAVRILLTLTILSPATIAMGATLPLLARHFSDTAERPAAATSAAYAWNTLGAFTGIASTIGGLLVHLGVEKSSFAAAGASLLCGLGALGLAHRREPIVRSSSKEPAVPPPSAEDRARFRRSLTIAALSGFVTLGLEVLASRLFSLVFHNSTQTFAIVVAVFLFGLSLGAFLASRLMARVSPESLIRYGLWIGGAGISLSVVGFAWGTGMEYVRLGPTFSAYILRSLAHVVAVLLMPAIALGIVLPAAWQGAGSTRLSETVGRLTLANTVAAATGALCASFVLLPWLGLWRSVGLLSCAASAGALLAGNISRRRAAVSLTACLLSLPLWLPLSSALSRSSATQASDFRGLVERWSSAERGEALLRRWETPYGWIDLTQSDATNAYRIRQNLHYSYGSSGEDVVRERRQAHLPLLLHPDPRDVLFLGLGTGITSSGVLPHPEVQTATIVELIPEVVTAAKVLAERDGRDLSDSRLAIEVDDARHYLRGTDRQFDAIVSDLFVPWESTTGYLYTVEHYRAARARLRPGGLFCQWLALYQVGEAELELIADSLASVFPHVTLWWGRLSAGRPIVALVGSEERLAIDIAQAALRFEKLAADRRFGDDELSAPAKLLDLWIGDWPTPSPTALLNTEEHPWVEFSCPASHGSRLTLSGSRLLRYLDRRLLTLPRTALQIDGPVDLQDVHWQRFVLFPTAP, from the coding sequence ATGGGAATAACGGTCGATCTCGCCGGCTCAGCTCCCGAGACGCGTCGTTCTCCAGTCTCATCGACCTGGGTGAACGGCCTCGTCCTCCTCTCCGGCTGCGCCGCCCTGGTCTACGAGATCTCCTGGACAAGGCAGCTCGGGATCCTGTTCGGACACACCAGCCAGGCGGCGGCCGTCGTCCTTGCCAGTTACTTCGGCGGCATGGCCGCCGGGTACGCCGTAGGAGCGCGGTTGTCGAGGTCCGTCTCCCCTCTACGCGGATACGCGATTGCCGAACTCGTCCTCGCCGGTTGGGCGTTTGCCGTCCCACCACTTCTTCACCAAATGAGCGGCTCCTCGCTGCTTTCCCTCGTTGATGGTCTGCCGCCGACGGTCTCGATCGCCGTTCGGATCCTTTTGACACTGACGATTCTTTCGCCCGCCACAATTGCGATGGGGGCCACACTCCCCCTGCTGGCGCGGCACTTCTCCGATACCGCCGAACGACCGGCGGCCGCGACATCCGCGGCGTACGCCTGGAACACGCTGGGGGCGTTCACCGGGATCGCCTCGACGATCGGAGGCCTTCTCGTTCACCTGGGGGTCGAGAAGAGCAGCTTCGCGGCGGCCGGTGCCTCGCTCCTCTGCGGCCTCGGCGCCCTCGGCCTCGCCCATCGAAGGGAGCCAATCGTGCGCAGCTCTTCGAAGGAACCCGCCGTCCCGCCTCCGTCCGCAGAGGACCGTGCTCGATTTCGCCGATCGCTGACCATCGCCGCGCTTTCGGGTTTTGTAACCCTGGGGCTCGAAGTCCTCGCGTCGCGGCTCTTCTCCCTGGTGTTCCACAACAGCACCCAGACCTTCGCGATCGTCGTCGCCGTCTTCCTGTTCGGGCTCTCGCTGGGGGCCTTCCTGGCGTCGCGGCTCATGGCGCGCGTCTCCCCGGAATCCCTGATCCGTTATGGGTTGTGGATCGGAGGAGCGGGAATCTCGCTTTCGGTCGTCGGCTTCGCCTGGGGAACGGGAATGGAGTATGTCCGTCTGGGGCCCACCTTCTCCGCTTACATCCTGCGCAGTCTGGCCCACGTTGTCGCAGTCCTCCTGATGCCTGCGATCGCGCTGGGAATTGTGCTGCCGGCCGCCTGGCAGGGTGCCGGCAGCACCAGGCTGTCTGAGACGGTCGGTCGGCTGACCTTGGCCAACACTGTGGCGGCCGCGACCGGTGCGCTATGCGCCAGCTTTGTCTTGCTCCCCTGGCTCGGACTGTGGAGGTCGGTGGGCCTGCTCAGCTGTGCCGCATCCGCGGGGGCACTTCTGGCTGGCAACATTTCCCGTCGACGAGCCGCGGTCTCGTTGACGGCATGTCTCCTGAGCCTTCCCCTCTGGCTCCCGCTGTCCTCAGCGTTGTCCCGATCTTCAGCGACTCAGGCGAGCGACTTCCGAGGCCTCGTCGAGCGGTGGTCGAGCGCGGAACGGGGCGAGGCTCTGCTCCGTCGCTGGGAGACCCCCTATGGGTGGATTGACCTGACGCAGAGCGACGCCACGAATGCGTACCGCATCCGTCAGAATCTGCACTACAGCTATGGCTCCAGCGGCGAAGACGTCGTCCGGGAACGGCGGCAGGCGCACCTGCCGCTCTTGCTGCATCCCGATCCCCGCGACGTGCTGTTCTTGGGGCTGGGTACCGGGATTACCTCGTCTGGCGTTCTGCCACATCCGGAGGTCCAGACGGCCACCATCGTTGAGCTCATCCCCGAAGTCGTGACCGCGGCGAAGGTCCTGGCGGAACGGGACGGCCGGGATCTGTCCGACTCGCGGCTCGCGATCGAAGTGGATGACGCCCGGCACTATCTCCGGGGGACGGACCGACAGTTCGATGCCATCGTTTCCGACCTGTTCGTCCCCTGGGAGAGCACGACCGGTTACCTCTACACCGTCGAGCACTACCGCGCGGCCCGCGCGAGGTTGCGACCGGGAGGGCTCTTCTGTCAGTGGCTGGCTCTCTATCAGGTCGGCGAGGCGGAGCTGGAGCTGATTGCGGACAGCCTGGCCTCGGTCTTTCCGCACGTCACGTTGTGGTGGGGGCGGCTCAGCGCAGGACGCCCGATTGTGGCCCTCGTCGGCTCCGAGGAGCGACTGGCGATCGACATCGCTCAGGCCGCCCTTCGCTTCGAGAAACTCGCGGCCGATCGGCGCTTCGGGGACGACGAGCTCTCGGCCCCGGCCAAACTGCTCGACCTCTGGATCGGCGACTGGCCGACTCCGTCTCCGACGGCGTTGCTCAACACCGAGGAACATCCGTGGGTTGAGTTCTCGTGCCCCGCGTCACACGGAAGCCGGCTGACCCTCAGCGGCAGCCGGCTCTTACGGTACCTCGATCGCCGCCTTCTCACGTTGCCGCGTACGGCACTGCAGATCGACGGTCCCGTCGATCTGCAGGACGTTCACTGGCAGCGTTTCGTTCTCTTCCCTACGGCACCATGA
- a CDS encoding methyltransferase family protein, which translates to MNSELDGGNIRASLPYRIRLPLTAVCLLSGLILTILSEPRFPSESEHHSLFTVGGFSSLVMGILLRMWAAASISGRKSEQLVTTGPYSLTRNPLYLGTLLIVTGFLLLWHSATMVVLTIPPILIYVLGVVPAEERVLAVRHGDRFVEYARRVPRWIPVFRQYVAEPSPAFNTASFWKEVQSAAWWVSLGVLSHVLCELRAAPWWTEPLRLP; encoded by the coding sequence ATGAACTCTGAACTGGACGGCGGAAACATCCGCGCGTCGCTCCCCTACCGCATTCGGCTCCCCCTGACGGCCGTCTGCCTGTTGAGCGGTCTGATCCTCACGATCCTGTCCGAGCCCCGCTTTCCTTCGGAGAGCGAACATCACTCGCTGTTCACCGTGGGAGGCTTCTCGTCACTGGTGATGGGGATCCTGCTTCGCATGTGGGCCGCCGCGTCGATCAGCGGCCGCAAGAGCGAGCAGCTGGTCACCACCGGCCCCTACTCGCTCACTCGCAACCCGCTTTACCTCGGAACGCTCCTGATCGTGACCGGGTTCCTGCTGCTTTGGCACAGCGCCACGATGGTCGTCCTGACCATCCCCCCAATTCTGATCTACGTCCTGGGAGTCGTTCCGGCGGAGGAGCGAGTTCTGGCCGTGCGGCACGGCGACCGATTTGTCGAGTACGCACGGCGCGTCCCGCGGTGGATTCCCGTCTTTCGACAGTACGTTGCGGAGCCGTCTCCCGCCTTCAACACGGCGAGCTTCTGGAAGGAAGTCCAGTCCGCCGCCTGGTGGGTTAGCCTTGGCGTTCTCTCGCACGTTCTATGCGAGCTGCGGGCGGCGCCGTGGTGGACGGAACCGCTGCGACTCCCCTGA
- a CDS encoding transporter, which yields MRRGLERILLGGQIAVLWLVGIHAAPACADWPEFELPSFDVPAFDWPTTEERASTLFQWRESSPVVAEESAITTDRPDFTEASSTVGAGVCQLETGYTFVMDRDGGTTSAEHSIPEALLRVGVLRDWLELRMAWNFSAEYLPAASTSGAEDLYVGTKLALTLQDGLFPEMSIVPQLTIPTGSRSRTADRALPGVNLLYGWDINDFLCAGGSTQFNQTIDGETGSEFTEWAQSWTFGYTLGEHVGAYTEWFAFFPDGAEAIQTEHYLNGGFTFRPTDDIQWDLRIGMGLNDAADDLFCGVGYSVRWH from the coding sequence ATGAGGCGGGGCCTCGAACGGATTCTCCTTGGCGGACAGATTGCCGTACTCTGGCTGGTCGGCATTCATGCGGCGCCGGCCTGTGCTGACTGGCCCGAATTCGAACTCCCGTCGTTCGACGTGCCGGCATTCGACTGGCCCACAACCGAAGAACGCGCCAGCACGCTGTTCCAGTGGCGGGAGAGTTCGCCGGTTGTGGCAGAAGAATCCGCTATTACGACCGACCGTCCGGATTTCACCGAGGCGAGTTCGACAGTCGGAGCGGGAGTCTGCCAGCTCGAAACGGGCTACACGTTCGTAATGGACCGTGACGGAGGAACGACCTCCGCGGAGCACTCCATTCCCGAGGCCCTGTTGCGAGTCGGTGTCTTGCGGGATTGGCTGGAGTTACGGATGGCCTGGAACTTCTCGGCGGAGTACCTCCCCGCCGCCAGCACGTCCGGCGCGGAAGATCTTTACGTGGGGACCAAGCTCGCCCTGACGTTGCAGGATGGTCTGTTCCCGGAGATGTCGATCGTCCCACAGCTGACGATCCCGACCGGAAGTCGGTCGCGCACGGCTGATCGAGCCCTTCCGGGAGTCAATCTCCTGTACGGTTGGGACATCAATGACTTCCTCTGCGCCGGCGGAAGCACGCAATTCAATCAGACCATTGACGGCGAGACCGGCTCCGAGTTCACCGAATGGGCTCAGTCCTGGACCTTCGGCTACACCCTCGGGGAGCATGTTGGAGCGTACACGGAGTGGTTCGCGTTCTTTCCAGACGGTGCGGAAGCGATCCAGACGGAGCACTATCTCAACGGGGGATTCACGTTCCGCCCCACGGACGACATTCAGTGGGACCTTCGGATCGGGATGGGCCTCAATGACGCGGCCGACGACCTGTTCTGCGGCGTCGGATACTCCGTGCGCTGGCATTGA